The region TTCAAACTCGGTGGTCTGTTAGCTACATATCGGCCACCCAGTGATAACAAGAGCAAGAGAAATACCACGATGATGAGCACGTAAACAGACCGAGGAGATAGACCATTGACATTGATCTCCTCAGTAGGAAATACGCTTAATTGTTCCCCCTGCTCAAGGTTCCACCAATACAATGATTCACCTCCAATACGATAATTGCCAGCTTGCGTTATGACGTAACTCAGACGTTGAGTCATGCTGGCCCTCTGCTGACCGCGATCATTAGTGTCTGATAATTGTGCTTCCTGAGGAATTATTTTAATACCATCGACAGGTAAAGGAATAAAGCGAGGGATCTGTATGCTTTGTACATCACTGGCTTCAATCTGGATCTGACGCACAAGAACATCACCTTTTTCATACTGATTTTTTTGCCCCGTCCAGCGGTCACTCACTTTTACATCTGGTGACACGATATATGAATTAACACCTTGTAATTCATCAGGTAAATAAACAAAAAATTGAATATCATCTGATACTAATCTTTGTTTAACCGCCTTACCTTCATTATTCATATACTCGATATTAAACATCATAGCGGGAATGTCTAACAATCCGGTTTTTTCAGGATATAGGCTCACTTCCCATCGCTGAGTCGCCAGACTCCTTCCTTGTTTTCGAATACTGCCATTAACCGCAAAATCCGACCGCTTCGCTAATCTAGCGCCGGACAATGAGGCCAAATCAAAACGAGTCGGGCCATTAAAAAAACCATCAACGACGAGCTCATAACTCAGTACCACTTGTTGCCCTACCACTGGATGATGAGTGTCAGCAGTGGTTATTAGCTGAGGAGATATTGGCGTAGCATGACATAGATGCGAAACCAACAAGATCAATAACCCCCCAACAAACCTATTCATTGTTCCCCCTCCAACACCTTGGACTCCGAGCCCTGTGTTTGCTTGTTATACTGCACTTGAAACTTAGCGGTAAGAAATTGCTTAGGATCTTTACTTATATCCCTAAGCCACAATGCTTTTTTCTGCTCACTCGCCAATAATTCTTCCACTGACAACTGTTCTATTTTAACCGCTATTTGACCAATTTTTTGTTTGTCTGCACCCAAGCTGGTATCCATCATCTCATCTCGATTGACAATATTAGGTGGAGATTCCTCTTGCTGGCTTTCAGACAGACGTTTAATTTCATCGACCAAACGGGTAATAATCGCCAAATCTTTTTGTACCGCACTATTGTCAGGCTCGATTTCAAGCAACAATTGGTAAAGCCCAATAGCTTTACTGTAATTGCGCATTTTCACGTAGCTGGACGCTAAATTGTAAAGACTCGTTAAGTCATCTTGCTGCCGATAAATATTGGCCGCTTTATCAAATTGCCTTGCATGATAAAACGCCGCAGCCTGCCACTTTTCATCATCAAACCTAAGTGCCGCTTCTTGATAGTCACCACGTGTAAAATAATATGCCCCTTGTTGATCTGGGGTCATCACCCAATCAAGCCAGCTCGCCTCAACAGGTTGAGGTGTCAAGTTGACTAACAAAAATAACCCTGTGCTCCAATAAAGATTAAAGCCTTTGCGAAAGAAAAATAGCAGTAACAATGCAAAGGGGTAAAGCAGCCAATAGCCAAGGTTTTCTTCTATGAAAGCGTTAGAATGACTGGGGTTGGCTAAAGCATTAATCATCTTGTATAAGGTATCACTGTCTACGTTCAAATCTCGCCCATGAATCGTTGTTAATGCTAATGCTTCTGACGACCTCTCTCCTTCAGGGGTTAACGCTGCCACCATCCCTGATCCCCCATAACCCTTTAACCAATCATTAAAAATGGCACTATTGACCTCAAAACCATCAGACAAAATAATCAAATCAAATCCAGTTTCCTTTATCTTAGGGATAGTATCGATAACCCCCATTAATGAATTCAAATCATTACCATTTTTTGGCATAACGCTGGGATCGAGATAAGCCAGATATAAACGTAATAATTCCCGTTGATCTGACGGAGGTAATACCTGATGACTACTTCCAGCAAACGTGATTAACGTTACCGGACGACTGACACCTTGATTCAATACGTCATCCAATAGCAATTTTGCGTGCTGTAATGGGCTGACAGAATCTGTTGTCGCCACCATAGAGCTGGACAAATCTAATGCGAAAATTAACGGGGCTTGCAATTGGTCATTGCTCGCCTTCTGCCAGCTAGGCCCTGCTAATGAAGTCAATAGCAAAACGGTTGCCATTAACGTTAATAGGATTGGCCTGAGTGTCGCTTCCTTATGCTGCTGCAATGAGAAAACCTTAGACAAATGCGGTGCAATCATGCCTCTCCCTGCATCCTTATGTTGTACATTCCTCGCTTTAAACAACACCAACATCAAGCAACTTATTGGGATAAGTAACACAAACCATAATGGCTGAGCAAAATAGAAACTAGCTAGCACGGGCATCTCCTTGGCGACTTCGCCACATTTGGCGACCAGACAAAAAGAACCAAAGACATAAATACAACAACAATAAAGGCCCCATGATCCAAGGATAGATATCAGTCTTAGGAACAAATGTCGCTTGTTCGAATTGGGCTGGTGCGATCTGATTAACATCCTCCAATACTCGCTTAATCGCATCAGCGTCTGATGCGACATAAGACTTACCTTTAGTGACTTTGGCTATCTTATTAAGCGTGTTAAAGTCGACTTTATCATCCCCCTCTGTATTGGGATCGCCCATTGCAATGGTATAAACTGTGATATTTTCACTGGCAGCAACTCTAGCAGCATCAACTGGATCAAGACGAGAACTGGTATCGCTACCATCGGTAACCAGTAGCAATAGACGCTGCTTAGATGTCGAATGGGCAAAGGCTCTGATACTGAGTCCAACGGCATCACCAATCGCGGTGGCAGGGCCTGCCATTTGCGTCTCCATCTCATTCAATAACACTTGCCACAAATGTATATCTTGAGTAAAAGGAACTTGCAAATAGGCGCCTGAGCCAAACACAATCAAGCCTAAGCGGTCTCCGTCTCTATGGCTTGAAAAATCAACGAGCACTTTTTTTAATGCCTCAAGCCGAGAAATATGACCTAACGAAGGATATAGATAATCTTTTTGCTCCATTGATTGAGACAAATCCACCGCGATCATCAAATCTCGTCCGGTCTTATTGACCACTTGAACCTCACCTAACAAAACAGGACGGGTCAGACAAATAATTACGCCAATCCAACTTAATATTAAGGCCAACCCTTGAATTTTTTTTCGGCGACGCACGCTTGCTCCCACGGTTGGAGTTTGCCCTGTGGCCTTAACAAACCGAAAGAAAAAGGGCACGTAAAGCGATACACTAGGGTGTAAATACGCTGGAATTAATTGATGTATAAAAAAAGGCAAGGGTAAAAGTAATAACAACCAGGGGTAAATTAACTCAATATTCATTACGGTGTTCCTGTACCCAGACTTTACATTTTTGTTGTAATTCAGTCAGTGAATCTTGAGTCAGATCCCAATCAAGTGGATTTTGATAGCTAAGTTGCCAAATAAGATGTAAATCAGTGGCATTAAAAATGGGAAGCTGTGTCACACTATTTAAAAAGTGTTGCCAGGTTTCTCGATCGTAACTCAGCACATCAGTTCCATTAAAACTCACTGACACGACTTCCCTTATAATTTGAGGAAGACGTGAAGCATTAGACAATAATATCACGTCAAGCTCAGCTAAGGCTTCTCGCAGATAGCGCTTTTGTTGCCAATGCTGCCATTTTATTCTCCCAAAAACACCGAGCACAATCAGCAAAGCAAGTAGGATGACATAACAGCCTGGGGCTAATGGCCACCATGCTACTGGGTCTGGCAAAATAAGTTTCGATAACTGACTCATATCATCCATTATTCATGCCCTTGTAACAGCATCATCAATTGATTAACCACAGGATCATGCGTATTTAATAGTCCCAACGGTAAGCTACTTCCTGACATCGCCAGCGTCAATTGCTGTAATTTATCCTGATATAACGCATCGTATTTTTGCTGATTGTCATTATTGACTTGAATATTTATCTGCTCTTTTCCCTCAGAAATACTTAATCCATGTGCCAAAGACAGGTTTGCTTCTAATGGATCTTGCACTACAAATAATACAAAGTTTGATTTGTGCTGCAACATTTCCAGCTCACTAATGTCCGTTTCTCCTAATCCCTCAATATCAGTAATAAGGATCACGACGCTTTGATTGGTCAAACTCGATAAAAAAGGCTTCACTTGAGCAAATAGCGATCCACTAGGCTCAGCATCTGTCACTAGGCTCAGTTGATTATTGGCTGAAATAATCGCCTCCAGCAAGGTGATCACATTATTCGCACTGCGCTGAGGAGAAATAGGTTGAATGCCATTAACTCCAACCACAACCCCCCCAACTCTATCACCCGAGTCCAAAGCTACCCAAGCGAGTAAAGCCGCTAACTCTGCCGCAATGACAGATTTAGTTTTTTCAACGCTACCAAAGAACATGGGTAAGCGCTGGTCAATGACAAGGTGTACAGGTCTATCGGTTTCTTCTGAATAAACACGAACATAAGGTTTTTTAAGACGAGCACTGGTTCGAGGATCTATCTGACGAATATTGTCGCCAAACTGATATTGTCTTAATTCCTCAAAATTGAGGCCACTGCCTCTTAACTTCGAAGCATGATTACCTGACAATATTCCCGCAGGACGATAACTTGGAGACCAATGGATATGGCGCCCTGATTCTCGCAGTTCAAGCAGCACTTCCAAACGGGTATAAATTCGTAAGTCTTGCACAGACAACTCCCACACTAACCGTTACGCTATCATACCGGGACAACTTTGACTAAATCAGCCACCAATTGCGATGCCGTTTTTCCTGCTGCGATGGCACTATAACTCAGCATTAAACGGTGATTTAACACCGCCATTGCAACCGCCCTAACATCATCTGGATCGACATAATTCCGCCCCGCTAATACAGCATGAGCACGAGCAGCTTTATCTAACGCAATGGTCGCCCTAGGACTGGCACCCACTTTAATATATTTGGCTAAATCACTGTCTGGATAACGATCAGGGCAACGTGTAGCCATCACTAAAGCAACCATATATTTTTCTATGTCTTCAGAGAGGTACACTTGGTGAACCAGTTTTCTAGCCGCTAAAATTAACGCTTCGGCGTTATCTATGGATGTCAATGATAATGCTTTATTTTCTTCTTGCTTACGTACTAAACGGATAATTTCAAGCTCGGTGTCGTCATCTGGGTAATCCAGCGTCAGCTTAAACATAAAACGGTCCATTTGTGCTTCTGGTAGAGGATAAGTCCCTTCTTGTTCAACAGGGTTTTGTGTTGCCATGACCAAAAAGATATTTTCCATTGGATAACTGGTATTACCTACCGTGACTTGCCGTTCTTCCATAGACTCCAATAAAGCAGATTGCACTTTAGGAGGCGCTCGATTGATTTCATCCGCTAATAAAATATGGTTAAACACAGGTCCTGGATGAAAATCGATTTGTTGACTGTGATCTGTATTTGATAAAGCCTCATAACCGATCACATCTGAGGGTAAAAGGTCTGGCGTAAACTGTACACGTCCTTTAGATAACGACAGTAAATCCGCTAAGGCTTTCACCGAGCGAGTTTTAGCCGTGCCCGGTAACCCCTCAAGTAATACGTGGCCATCAGCAAGCAAGGCCAAAATCAATCCATCCATAATATGAGATTGACCTAATACCTGAGTACTGAGGGCTTGATTAAGGAGTGTTAATTGCTGATAAATATATTCATTTTCCATTGTAGACCTTAAATTTAACTGTTTGAGCCATGCTGTGGGAGGCCGTTATCCCTATCAAAACTAACACGCTTAAAAAAGGGCGCTGTGCGCCCTTAATCCAGTTTATTTACTTTGCGGAGTTTTTAGCTTTTCCATCACTTGATCTAAGCTAAAGCTGGCCGCTTTTTGACTAGGCGGATATTCTTTAAAGGTCTCTAAAAATGTCCCTACATAAACCTGTGCTGGCACCAGCATATAGGCATGGTCGATCATCCAATCCCAATAGGTATTAGAGGTGATATCTGCATTTTCATAAGGATCCATGCGTAAGTTATAGATTTTTGGCAAACGCAATGTGGTAAAAGGCTCAGCCCAAAGTTGCAAAGTTCCTGCCACTCTTTGCTCCATAAATACCAGCTTCCAGTTATTAAAGCGCAATGCAGCAAGATCGCCATCGTCCGTAAAGTAGAAAATCTCTTCACGACGGCCTTTCTTTTCTTTACCCGTTAAATAAGGCAGGAAGTTATAACCGTCAAGATGGTTTTTAAAACTTTTATCACCTGCTTTCATGCCTTTAAGCAGTTTGCTTTTAACTTCGCTATCCCCTGCAGCTGCGGCAAACGTTGGTAACCAATCCATGTGGTGCATGATCTCATTAGAAATCTCACCGGCTTTGATATGACTCGGCCACCTGACCATCGCAGGCACTCTGTACGCCCCTTCCCAGTTAGTATTTTTTTCTCCGCGAAATGGGGTTGTTCCCGCATCAGGCCAAGTATTCATATGTGGGCCATTATCGGTAGAATAGAAAACAATGGTATTGTCCTTAATACCCAGATCGTCGACTTTTTTCAGCAATTTACCTACATGATTATCATGTTCAATCATACCATCGGAATATTCACTGATCCCTGTTGTCCCTTGCAGCTCAGGTTTTACGTGAGTGCGAAAATGCATTCGAGTACCACTCCACCACACAAAAAAGGGTTTTTCGGCTTTAACACTGCGTTCCATAAAATCCATCGCAGCATCAGAGGTTTCATCGTCCACGGTTTCCATACGTTTTTTCGTTAATGGTCCAGTGTCTTCGATTTTTCCATCAGCATAAGAACGTATTACACCCCGAGGCCCAAATTTTTTGCGAAATTCTGGATCTTTAGGGTAATCAATATTTTCAGGTTCTTCTTCTGCGTTAAGGTGATACAAGTTACCAAAAAACTCATCGAAACCATGAGCCGTAGGTAAGAATTCATCCTTATCACCTAGGTGATTTTTACCAAACTGACCCGTCGCATAGCCCATCGGTTTTAACACTTCGGCGATAGTGATATCCGATGCCTGTAACCCCACATCGGCCCCCGGCATACCCACTTTACTCAAGCCAGTACGAAATACACTCTGGCCGGTGATAAAGGTTGAACGACCTGCTGTACAGGATTGTTCGCCGTAGTAATCAGTAAACATCATGCCTTCTTTGGCAATACTATCAATACTTGGCGTTTGGTACCCCATCAAGCCATGTGTGTAAGCACTAATGTTAGATTGACCTATATCATCGCCCCAAATCACCAGAATATTGGGTTTTTCTGCTGCATATAAGCTGGCTGACACCAAGCTGACTGCAATAGCAGAGAGAGGGATTAGTATTTTTTTTACTTGATATTTCATTTTGTTTTTGTCTCCATAACCACTTTAAAATAAGTCCTTCGCACCTGTAAATCTAGACTACTTATTTATACTCTGAGACTACAATCATAAAAAAATCCATTTTGTATTTAGGTCCCCTCAGTAAGCAGGCTTAACTAATGACAAAGAAAATGTATCGCCACATACATGACTTATTTATATTGATCATTAAGATCGCTCTATTCATCACCGAAAGGAATGATTTTTAACACACTACCAATACTTTTAAATACAAAAAGATGCAGCAGTATTAAATCTATACACCAAGGAGAAAGCAGTCACTGTCCCGCATTCGAGTGACTGACGTGAATTAACACATTCGTTAAGCTGCATATATAAGGTAGTTTGGGTTATATAACCATTTAGTGAGCTAACAAGAAAGGTATAGCGGATATACCAAATATGAACAGTCTCTATCAGAATGAGAGCTGATGGCATTTACCTGTAACGCTTTGATTGAAATATAGCTAAATTTCGATGCTATGACGGGAACTCGGTGTCACTTTGTGTTTCGATATACTGAATTGACTCTTTTATTACATCGGTTAGCCATATTAACAAAGGATCTCCCCTCCATTTATACCCCCACACCAAGCCTATTTTTTGGTCAAAAAAACCTAAGCTATTATCTATCTCAACATACTTAAATTGTTCGCCTAGTGTCGCGGCCAAATATTTTGAAGATGGCAAAAACATATCTGTTTTCATCAAGGCTTTAAGGATAATGTTTAAATGTGACGTCTTTAGCTGAATATTGGGTTCAATATTGTATTTTTTATATGCATCGGAAATAATGTACGATTTATCATTGAAACCAATAATTCGCAACAATGCCATTGAATAACGTGCTAAATCTTCTTTTGTAAAAGAACGATTATCACGAGGATGATCTTTTCGACAAATAAACACAAATGATTCAGTACCACACACGTGTTGAAGTAAATGTTTCGGTAACGCAAGTGGAAAATAGCTCAAGCCACATTGAATACTGCCATTTTCAATCTCTGCAGGAGTATTATCATGCCAGTCAACAAGCGTCACTGAAATATTAGGCGCTAATTCACCTAACCTTTCAAGTAGCGTCGGCGCTAGCCAGTTAACAATCGGTGAATTAATAGCAATAGTAATATCTGCATCACTTTTCTTAGGATTAAAAGCTTCACCTTCACTGACAACTTGCATTAATTCAAGTAATAGAGGCGCTATTTTTTGATTAAGATTAACCGCTTTTGGCGTTAGCTCTAAACTGCCTTTCTCTCTAATGAGCAATTGATCATCAAACAACTCGCGTAACTTGGCCAGCGAACGACTGACCGCTGGTTGACTGGTATGTAAATTCTGTGCTGCTAAACTAACACTTTTCAGTTCTAATAAAACGGACAGAGTATATAACAAGTTTAAATCAATTTTTTTCATAACA is a window of Shewanella sp. VB17 DNA encoding:
- a CDS encoding BatD family protein, whose amino-acid sequence is MNRFVGGLLILLVSHLCHATPISPQLITTADTHHPVVGQQVVLSYELVVDGFFNGPTRFDLASLSGARLAKRSDFAVNGSIRKQGRSLATQRWEVSLYPEKTGLLDIPAMMFNIEYMNNEGKAVKQRLVSDDIQFFVYLPDELQGVNSYIVSPDVKVSDRWTGQKNQYEKGDVLVRQIQIEASDVQSIQIPRFIPLPVDGIKIIPQEAQLSDTNDRGQQRASMTQRLSYVITQAGNYRIGGESLYWWNLEQGEQLSVFPTEEINVNGLSPRSVYVLIIVVFLLLLLSLGGRYVANRPPSLKAKLTCALRSGDLKKFVSLLYQKTDAEQGSQRGCRQLKLTESKRVIADLFDFLYARPRSIQGSALSQGRIKEGNNQSTKKLTKELGQLIK
- a CDS encoding VWA domain-containing protein, with the protein product MNIELIYPWLLLLLPLPFFIHQLIPAYLHPSVSLYVPFFFRFVKATGQTPTVGASVRRRKKIQGLALILSWIGVIICLTRPVLLGEVQVVNKTGRDLMIAVDLSQSMEQKDYLYPSLGHISRLEALKKVLVDFSSHRDGDRLGLIVFGSGAYLQVPFTQDIHLWQVLLNEMETQMAGPATAIGDAVGLSIRAFAHSTSKQRLLLLVTDGSDTSSRLDPVDAARVAASENITVYTIAMGDPNTEGDDKVDFNTLNKIAKVTKGKSYVASDADAIKRVLEDVNQIAPAQFEQATFVPKTDIYPWIMGPLLLLYLCLWFFLSGRQMWRSRQGDARAS
- a CDS encoding DUF4381 domain-containing protein, producing the protein MDDMSQLSKLILPDPVAWWPLAPGCYVILLALLIVLGVFGRIKWQHWQQKRYLREALAELDVILLSNASRLPQIIREVVSVSFNGTDVLSYDRETWQHFLNSVTQLPIFNATDLHLIWQLSYQNPLDWDLTQDSLTELQQKCKVWVQEHRNEY
- a CDS encoding DUF58 domain-containing protein: MQDLRIYTRLEVLLELRESGRHIHWSPSYRPAGILSGNHASKLRGSGLNFEELRQYQFGDNIRQIDPRTSARLKKPYVRVYSEETDRPVHLVIDQRLPMFFGSVEKTKSVIAAELAALLAWVALDSGDRVGGVVVGVNGIQPISPQRSANNVITLLEAIISANNQLSLVTDAEPSGSLFAQVKPFLSSLTNQSVVILITDIEGLGETDISELEMLQHKSNFVLFVVQDPLEANLSLAHGLSISEGKEQINIQVNNDNQQKYDALYQDKLQQLTLAMSGSSLPLGLLNTHDPVVNQLMMLLQGHE
- a CDS encoding MoxR family ATPase: MENEYIYQQLTLLNQALSTQVLGQSHIMDGLILALLADGHVLLEGLPGTAKTRSVKALADLLSLSKGRVQFTPDLLPSDVIGYEALSNTDHSQQIDFHPGPVFNHILLADEINRAPPKVQSALLESMEERQVTVGNTSYPMENIFLVMATQNPVEQEGTYPLPEAQMDRFMFKLTLDYPDDDTELEIIRLVRKQEENKALSLTSIDNAEALILAARKLVHQVYLSEDIEKYMVALVMATRCPDRYPDSDLAKYIKVGASPRATIALDKAARAHAVLAGRNYVDPDDVRAVAMAVLNHRLMLSYSAIAAGKTASQLVADLVKVVPV
- a CDS encoding arylsulfatase, with protein sequence MKYQVKKILIPLSAIAVSLVSASLYAAEKPNILVIWGDDIGQSNISAYTHGLMGYQTPSIDSIAKEGMMFTDYYGEQSCTAGRSTFITGQSVFRTGLSKVGMPGADVGLQASDITIAEVLKPMGYATGQFGKNHLGDKDEFLPTAHGFDEFFGNLYHLNAEEEPENIDYPKDPEFRKKFGPRGVIRSYADGKIEDTGPLTKKRMETVDDETSDAAMDFMERSVKAEKPFFVWWSGTRMHFRTHVKPELQGTTGISEYSDGMIEHDNHVGKLLKKVDDLGIKDNTIVFYSTDNGPHMNTWPDAGTTPFRGEKNTNWEGAYRVPAMVRWPSHIKAGEISNEIMHHMDWLPTFAAAAGDSEVKSKLLKGMKAGDKSFKNHLDGYNFLPYLTGKEKKGRREEIFYFTDDGDLAALRFNNWKLVFMEQRVAGTLQLWAEPFTTLRLPKIYNLRMDPYENADITSNTYWDWMIDHAYMLVPAQVYVGTFLETFKEYPPSQKAASFSLDQVMEKLKTPQSK
- a CDS encoding LysR family transcriptional regulator, which encodes MKKIDLNLLYTLSVLLELKSVSLAAQNLHTSQPAVSRSLAKLRELFDDQLLIREKGSLELTPKAVNLNQKIAPLLLELMQVVSEGEAFNPKKSDADITIAINSPIVNWLAPTLLERLGELAPNISVTLVDWHDNTPAEIENGSIQCGLSYFPLALPKHLLQHVCGTESFVFICRKDHPRDNRSFTKEDLARYSMALLRIIGFNDKSYIISDAYKKYNIEPNIQLKTSHLNIILKALMKTDMFLPSSKYLAATLGEQFKYVEIDNSLGFFDQKIGLVWGYKWRGDPLLIWLTDVIKESIQYIETQSDTEFPS